From a single Accipiter gentilis chromosome 10, bAccGen1.1, whole genome shotgun sequence genomic region:
- the LOC126043715 gene encoding collagen alpha-1(I) chain-like has protein sequence MEKIVRRRHSYALPPLLARGGSGVEADSQSKRQQQDLGNSVRGGRRVGEPCPSPALRARNRTGAPRHAAPERAKASLGGSTGRPERSPCGGFSSAPAGGRLRSGGDGGRSRSRALGVPEGRGPLPQAEPGGAARAGSGLRRARGSNAPAWLRPKGPRLGRPAGHRWLPGTARASARLRAAKRVYGPTGNPAEPFKAHLNEEKQGAFGEVGRSLGPVPLGRALLPHPVLVRGPPSSPGAASPSDAAVSTRSRARRSNGRVTPKEEKEKRGAQESAGRTPPPPRSLPPGNRLRRPAPPGPGPTPTPAPGGGLPPPPHSPRTVPRWRGRGARRGLTWPGRAGRL, from the exons ATGGAAAAAATTGTCAG GCGACGGCACTCCTACGCCCTACCTCCCCTCCTCGCTCGAGGAGGAAGCGGTGTCGAAGCTGACTCACAATCCAAAAGGCAGCAGCAAGACCTCGGCAACTCCGTTCGCGGCGGGCGCAGGGTGGGGGAGCCGTGCCCAAGCCCGGCTCTACGAGCAAGGAACCGCACCGGGGCTCCCCGGCACGCCGCGCCCGAGCGCGCAAAGGCAAGCCTCGGGGGAAGCACCGGCCGCCCGGAGCGCTCCCCGTGCGGCGGCTTCTCTTCTGCCCCTGCCGGCGGCCGCCTCCGcagcggcggcgacggcggccgcagccgcagccgcgcCCTGGGGGTTCCAGAAGGGCGGGGGCCGCTGCCGCAGGccgagcccggcggggcggcTCGGGCGGGCTCGGGGCTCCGCCGCGCCCGCGGGAGTAACGCTCCGGCCTGGCTCCGGCCGAAGGGACCCCGCCTTGGGCGGCCGGCGGGGCACCGCTGGCTGCCTGGCACCGCCCGCGCCTCTGCGAGGCTGCGGGCTGCCAAGCGAGTTTACGGTCCCACCGGCAATCCAGCCGAGCCTTTCAAAGCGCACCTTAACGAGGAGAAGCAGGGCGCGTTTGGGGAAGTTGGACGAAGTTTGGGGCCGGTTCCTCTTGGCCGAGCGCTGCTGCCACACCCAGTACTGGTGCGGGGCCCGCCAAGCTCTCCGGGGGCAGCCTCGCCCTCGGACGCCGCCGTTTCAACGCGAAGCCGAGCACGGAGAAGTAACGGGCGGGTGACGccgaaggaagagaaagaaaagcgcGGGGCGCAGGAGAGCGCCGGCCGcaccccgccaccgccccgctcGCTCCCGCCGGGGAACCGGCTACGGCGGCCCGCACCCCCGGGCCCGGGTCCGaccccgaccccggccccggggggTGGGCTGCCgcctcccccccactccccccgcaCCGTGCCGcgctggcggggccggggcgcccgGCGAGGGCTCACctggccggggcgggcagggcggctCTAG